TTAATACCGCCCAAAGGAGTGTGCGCTTAATGTCCATAGTCAATGATTTGTTTGTATAAAGTTTTGTTTGTTTTGCTCTTGATCGACCGGGTCATAGCCACCAGCCGACCAAGGATTACAGCGCAAAATTCGCCAACTGATTTTACCGATGCTTTTTAACGTAGAGTGTTTCTTTAAGCACTCGCATGCGTAATCTGAGCAGCTCGGCACAAAACGGCACTGTCCGCCCACAAAAGGTGAGAGGGTGAGTTGATACGCCCTTACTAAATAGCCCAATAATCGGTTCATGAAACCAAGCCTTGCAGTTGGCTCTTAAGCTCTTGGTATTCGGGGTTACGAAGTCTGCCGCGCGTGGATTGGCCCACGGGCTGCTTTAGCCGAATGACAAGCTCTACAAAATTACCAGGGGTCTTGTTGCGAGTCAGCTCTCGCGCTGCTCTTTTAAGGCGATTGCGATCGACGGCCCGTTTGGCAAATTTTTTTGCAATTGCAAGGCCAAGATCGAGGGGGGGCTCGTTTTTTGATTCGGCATAAATAGCCCAGGCTTCACTGCTTGTTGGCC
This DNA window, taken from Polynucleobacter sp. HIN5, encodes the following:
- the yidD gene encoding membrane protein insertion efficiency factor YidD, giving the protein MNRLLGYLVRAYQLTLSPFVGGQCRFVPSCSDYACECLKKHSTLKSIGKISWRILRCNPWSAGGYDPVDQEQNKQNFIQTNH
- a CDS encoding ribonuclease P protein component, with amino-acid sequence MKSARIQALLRTRPTSSEAWAIYAESKNEPPLDLGLAIAKKFAKRAVDRNRLKRAARELTRNKTPGNFVELVIRLKQPVGQSTRGRLRNPEYQELKSQLQGLVS